The Oncorhynchus keta strain PuntledgeMale-10-30-2019 chromosome 28, Oket_V2, whole genome shotgun sequence DNA segment ctaactagcaaaggacaTGAACAAAATGTGAACACAGGGCTCCATGCACCTCTTGCTTTGATCTCTAAACAAGCACATCTACTCATGACCGCTCATGCTATAAACACAGttcagttcaaagtaaatggcacagatccatatatggcaatggtttATTTGCATATAGTCCTACTGCAGCTCTCGTTGTTTATGCCGTTTAGGCTGAGTAGTGCGTGTCAGTACAATAGAGTCCTACCCCAATGCATTATTCCTACAATAAAATGTATTGCATGGTTTGTTTTGTTTAgttatgttgcattgaaagtggctaatgcATTGTTGTTCGGGACATTTTTGTAAATTATATTTCCATATTTTTAGCTAGGCTATATGATCACTCCGAAAGTAGATCTgctgttgtattacttgtgaggcacagctgagtgagcatacatttaaatgatttgctttttattttaattttactgggctgatggtgcctgcatctgatggtctgtctcagcggagggagagagcagcagactgcgGGTCCACCTCTcaacatccctcctctctccctttcctccactgacatTGACCAAAAAGGCAcaccgtcttccagctgatgtggaaactcgagtcgcactgcattatttctgcctcatgcccAAATTCATGTTACTCcatgaacagagaaagtgaaatgtTCCTCGATATTAATAAAGAACCAAGCcgctaataataataacaacgcaAGCCTATAGATACGTTTTCCTACTCATTCATTGGAAGATGGGCTTCCGCAGTGGTCTAAGGTGATACAgacgattccaggctgtatcacaaccggccgtgattgggagtccgatagggagacgcacaattggcccagtgttacTGCTGGACTGCTTGTTGTAACACTGAGTGGAAATGGGAAGAACGTAtaattttatggcttataaaagtgttgaatacaaactTCAAAATGAACTCACAAGCAAAAACAGGAGCTCTGCTGTATTTGTTGACCGTATCTCACTAATCATGGCTTTTaacgttttgaaatctcacagtatcaactttactgtagctttcttttatgcctgctactTTAATGCAGACATGGTAATCTGAAccatccgattggccagcggtaggcctatagtgcacttgatttgctctcagGGCCCGCCTggaaggcagagtttgtaccttcagacacatgacaTGGTTCAAAATTCACAACAGTTTGCCTACCCAGCGTGCAGTTTAGAGGGAACTTTGGTTATAACAGATTGGTTTTCACAAGtattctctctctcgtctctcttccCTATTTTTCTCTTCCTTTCCACGCCTTTTCTCCACTCTGTATCCCAGTGACTGGCAGTGAGGATGCCTGTGTCTACTTCTTCGACGTGGAACGCAACACTAAGGCCATAGTCAACAAGCTGCAGGGTCACGGTGGCCCAGTGCTGGATGTCAGCTTCAACTGTGACGAGAGCTTGCTGGCTTCTGCAGACGCCACTGGCATGGTTATCATCTGGAGGCGGGAGCAGAAGTGACCATCCACCAAAAGCTTCCTTCCATGCACTACAAAAAAAAAGCAACTACCACTTTGAACCATCCAATCACTAAAATGCTAAATACAAGGGGCAGGGAAAGGATATCTGTGTTTTTTAAGGCTGGGATTTAGTGGTTACTGTGAGTGTGGTCCCCGTGAACGCAGGAAAATAGCCTTTTTAAATATAGTCAACAAAGTGCGATCTAATTGAATCCCTGCCTAGGTTTTCAACGTAAAAGGGAGCACTGCTCCTCACGGAGGGTCCTGAGAGGTTTGCATGTGTCAAGTAGGACCTGTAATAGCGCTCACTACTTATTGTAAAGCATTAATATAGCAAAATGCAATACAGTAGTATTAAATGACAGCTTTGTTCCTTTAAAGTTGCCCATTTTCCTTCAACCATTCCCATGTTTATTGTTCTACTGTGATGTGCATGGCTTTCTATCAAGAACCCATCATAGAAATCAGTACTGACATATTGGAATAactactgtgtatgtgtgtatatatttaacacacaaaaaaacttgATGGAAACTCAAAGAACACCTTGTGTGTTTGTGAGaatttgtgtgtttgtatgtgcctGTGGTGTCATTTTAATGTCATGGTTGCAAAGAAATATAATATATTTATGATATGCACATACTGAATAAAGTAGCCACTGTACATATCACAGAGTTGAGTGTTAGTGTTACAATAGAGCTAGCCAGCTTGTAGTTTAAAAATAAGGAAATGAGTTACCTCTGGATCATACAACCTTTACAAAGGGGGAAATAATAGGGTTTTGGGAAGAACGCCGAAAATAAGGTGTGAGGTTAAGACAGGTTTAGGAGCTCTTACACGTTTTGTTCTATTAGATATCAGTTAACCTGACCATTATGAAGCCTTTGTGCTTTTTCTGattacataaatgcttcaaaattcacaaaaaaatacGTTCGCTGATTATGATGATCTCATGGAACAACACGTTAAAGCGCTCTACGCCTGTTTTTACCATATACCTTATTTTCCGCGTTTATCCTAAAACCCTACAAAAACTACATTTTCCTATAGGCTTTGTCCAAAGAATCATGGCagagttagtgcctacaaaaaagACGCCATTACTATTGCTCTGTCGCAAAGTATAAATGTTTATGTTTTTCCACACGTGCGCTAGAAGTCTATTGGTCATTTGGGCTGCCTGTCATTCTATAATCGGATCCAACCATTGGCTAGCTAGACTTCCTGGGATTTTGGCGGTGGAGTAAACATGGCGGAAGATTTAAAAGGTAATTCTAGGGAAAATGTTGGATTTTGCTTATTTTCCTTCCGTAACAATAGCGGTTATACGACAATCacgctttttttttttaaataccataTAACGTGGAGTTGATTAGCGAAATGATGATGCACCACAGTGGTCGTAGCTATGCCATGCTGATGGTCACTATTTTATCAATGAAAATCAAACAATCTACTATCACATTTTAAATAGTTAGCAACCTTGCTTACTTAACGTTATGCACATACATAATGTTGAACATGTTGATAACTAAATTGAGTTATGATAGTTGTTGATCGAAGCGACCACAGTTGTGTTCTTTGTGTAACATTAGCTAACGTTAATAAACTGGCTTGTCACTCACTGCAGGGTGCCAAGTTGTATGTAAAGTTACAACGAGCCAGTTGCAGACACTCTGTCGTCATGAAGGGATTGTGTGCTTGGATCTGGGGGTCATCAGGAAACAAATGCACAACTTCGAAGTGGAGTACCTGTGTGACTACAAGAGGACACTTGTTCCTGGTAGGAAGACAGCCAATGCCACAGGAGTACCAAAGGTTAGAACAAGTCCTAGCTAAACTTTGGATTGATTTTGGTAGCTAGATATTCAATTGATCCAGCTTGCAGTGCTATACTCTGACGGACATCACAGGCAACATGAACTTGTTCTTTTCAGTTCTTAACTGATGTGGTGCTGTCACTGAAAGCATCCATCTgtacttgagagagagagaactgctcccctgctccaacctccaacctgtatgtgtatgtgtgtctttcgGAGGGGTTGGGATAAAGCCGGAAGTCACATTTCTGTTGGCCTTGTGTACAATTGGACGTCTAAAGTGATATTTGTCTACCTTGTCATAGGGGCGCTAGAGTTCAGTATGACTCCTTTCAACTGCTGTTTTTCTTCCTAGGAGCGAGAGTTCTACTTGGTTAAATGGAAGGGTTACCCAGATCACATGAACACCTGGGAGCAGAGGAAAAACCTGCGGTGTGTGGAGCTTTTACGTCAGTTCTGGGACGATGTCTTCCTGGAGCTGCAGAGACAGAAAAAGACTGTAGTCCCCAACCGGTTTGAAACAGAGCTGTCCTCTTACCTGGAGCAGAGGGCCAGGCATAGGCAGAGCCTGCAGAGGTGGGAGGCCCAGATCAACAGTGTTGGAGGCCTCACCAAACGCATCCTGGTCCGCAACCGTGTGGACCTGGAGGGCCCTCCGAATAACTTCACCTACATCAACTACTACAAGGTGTGCAAGGGCTTGTATATCACCAGTACTTTGTATCAATGACATGTTTCAACTGTAGTGATGTTGCCCTCTTTATGCCTGCGGTATTATGCATCAGCAATGGAGTACAAATATAAAAATATAcgctaccggtcaaaagttttagaacacctactcattcaaatgttttactattttctacattgtagaataatagtgaggacatcaaaactatgcaataacacatatggaatcatgtagtaaccaaaatggtgtttatttgagattctttaaatagcccccctttgccttgatgacagctttgcacactcttggcattctcttaaccagcttcatgaggtagtcacgtggaatggatttcaattaacaggtgtgctttcttaaaagttaatttgtggattttctttccttcttaatgcgtttgagccaatcagttgtgttgtgacaaagtagggggtGTATACAGAAGCTAGCCCTATTtggaccaagttcatattatgacaagaacagctcaaataagcaaagagaaacgacagtccataattactttaagacatgaatgtcagtcaatccggaaaatgtcaagaactttgaaagtttcatgtgcagttgcaaaaaccatcaagcactgtgatgaaactggttctcatgaggatcaccacaggaatggaagttacctctgctgcagaggataagttaattagttACCAGACTCtgaaattgcagtccaaatacatgcttcacagatttcaagtaacagacacatccaacatcaactgttcagaggagactgtgtgaatcaggccttcatggtcaaattgctgcaaagaaaccaccactactaaaggacaccaataataagaagagacttgctcggGCCAActaacatgagcaatggacattagactggtggaaatgttgttctttggtctggagtccaaatttgagatttttggttccaactgccatgtctttgtgagacgcggtatgggtgaacggatgatctctgcatgtgtagttcccaccatgaagcatggaggagaaggtgtgattgtgtgggggtgctttgctggtgacactgtctgatttatttagaattcaaggcactcttaaccagcatgactaccacagcgtTCTAGAGCGATACGCAATCCCATCTAATTtgcacttagtcccactatcgtttgtttttcaacaggacaatgacaatgACGCAACACACCTccgggctgtgtaagggctatttgaccaagaaggaaagtgatggcATGCTGTATCAGAcaacctggcttccacaatccccCGTCCtgaaccaaattgagatggtttgggattagttggaccgcagagtgcaGGAAATTCAGccatcaagtgctcagcatatgtgggaactccttcaagactgttggaaatgcattccaggtgaagcttcttgagagaatgccaagagtgtgcaaagctgtcaccaaggcaaaggatggctatttgaagaatctaaaatatatatattttttaatatttttaacactttatggttactacatgattccatatgtgttattttatagtttaaatatcttcactattattctataatgtagaaacaagttttaaataaagaaaaacccttgaatgagtaggtgttctaaaacttttgccCGGTAGTGTATATAGAAATCAAAGCTTTTTTCCTAGGTGGGTGAGGGCATTTCGATGACGACGATGGCAGTGGGGTGTGAGTGTACCAACTGTTTGGAGAACCCTGTGGGTGGTTGCTGCCCAGGAGTATCGGGACATGGCTTTGCCTACAACGAGTGTGGGCAGGTGAAGGTTAAGCCTGGGGAGCCCATCTATGAGTGCAACAATATGTGTCGCTGTGGACCAAACTGCCCCAACAGAGTGGTACAGAGAGGGATCCAGCATATCCTCTGCATCTTCAAAACAGACAACGGGCGGGGGTGGGGAGTACGGACCTCTGAGCGTATCAGAAGGCATTCCTTTGTCATGGAATATGTTGGAGAGGTAAAAAAGACAACTTTGATTATAGAGACCACATATTTGGTGCTCGGTTTCTATTATCGGTAACATTTGACAAGCGAACATCAACATACTAACTCGTAGATTTCATCTCATGCAGGACTTGGTGTATCCTGGCTGTGTTATAGTGTAGGGTGGTTCTCTCTTGTGATTGGCTGTGCTGTGTTCCATCCAGATCATCActacagaggaggcagagaggcggGGTCAGGTCTATGACAGACAGGGAGCAACGTACCTGTTTGACCTGGACTATGTGGAGGATGAGTACACCATTGATGCTGCTCACTATGGAAATGTATCCCACTTCGTCAACCACAGTGTGAGTAGTTCAAGTTCCATTTATTGCCGTTTGTAGGCACAAGTACATAGGCTAGATTGGAATTTCTCTGTGATAAGGCTATGTTTGAGtgtcctaaaataaataaatcatcttCACCTTTCCTACCTCTATCCCACAGTGCAACCCTAACCTGCAGGTGTATAACGTATTCATAGACAACCTGGATGAGCGACTGCCACGTCTGGCTTTCTTCTCAAACCGTGGTATCAGCGCTGGTGAAGAGCTCACCTTCGACTACAATATGCAGAGTAGGTTTCATCTGATATATCGTATCTCCACAGATCCTAAGAACACTGAAATTAAAGATATGGAAATACAGTGAAGAAATGCATTTTTGAGAGGATACAAAATGGAGTAGGAATTCATATGCCTGATATAGAGCAGATGGAAAGGACTCAGGGTAAGACTAAGGACCACCCATTTAGGTCATAGAGCAACCTGTTTCAAGATAACACAATCTATAATTTGGTCTGTCTTCTGTTCTTTTTCTAGTTGATCCAATAGATGTGGAGAGTACAAAGATGGACTCCAATTTCAGCATGACTATTTCACCCAAAAACGCTTCTCTCGTGACTGGATCACCCAAGAAGGCACACATGACTGGATCACCCAAAAATGATCCTCTCATGACTGGATCACCCAAAAAGGATCCTCTCATGATTGGATCACCCAAAAAGGATCCTCTCATGATTGGATCACCCAAAAAGGATCCTCTCATGATTGGATCACCCAAAAAGGATCCTCTCATGATTGGATCACCCAAAAAGGATCCTCTCATGATTGGATCACCCAAAAAGGATCCTCTCATGATTGGATCACCCAAAAAGGATCCTCTCATGATTGGATCACCCAAAAAGGATCCTCTCATTATTGGATCAACCAAAAAGGATCCTCTCATGGCTGGAACACCCAAAAAACGAGCGCGCATGGAGTGCAAGTGTGGGACAGACAATTGCAGGGGGTACTTGTTTTAGGGTTGCAGCAAGGACAAATTTATACATTTGACTTTTCCACGATTGTCATCATGACAATTCATTTATTTCTGGCATTTTAAATGTATACTATGATGTCTGTGAATATTTTGCCCTATTTGATCATAATCTATTCATTAGTGTTTGGGGCATCTTTTATTTGTTTCTtacatgtttaaaaaaatgtaataaagttATTTGGTTTTAGTATACAACACTCAAATCCAATTTGTTTGCTATCCGATCTCATCGGATTCAAAGAATTCAATCCTTTTGGTTTCAATATGAACCCTTTTCTTTTACAGGTTAATATGTTtaggcctggtcccagatctgcggTCTCcccacagcctggtcccagatctgcggTCTCcccacagcctggtcccagatctgcggTCTCCCCACAGCCTGGTCCCAAatcactacctttcaaaagtttggggtcacttagaaatgttcttgtttttgaaagaaaaacactttttgtccattaaataacatcaaattgatccaaaatacagtgtagagattgttaatgttgtaaattactattgtagctggaaacggcagatttatataaaaaaaatgtaatggaaaatctacagaggcccattatcagcaaccatcactcctgtattccaatgacgcattgtgttagctaatccaagtttatcatttaaaaggctaattgatcattagaaaacccttttgcaattatgttagcacagctgaaagcgGTTGGGCTGATTAAAGAAGCCATAAAACTGGcctcctttagactagttgagtatctggagcatcagcatttgtgggtttgattacaggctcaaaatatccagaaacaaaggactttcttctgaaactcgtcagttcATTCTTGtgctgagaaattaaggctattccatacgagaaattgccaagaaactgaagctcTCGTActgcgctgtgtactactcccttcacagaacagcgcaaacgaactctaaccagaatagaagtgggaggccccggtgcacaactgagtaagAAGACAAGaacagtgtctagtttgagaaacagatgcctcacaagtcctcaactggcagcttcatcaaatagtacctgcaaaacaccagtatcaatgtcaacagtgaagaggcgactgagatgctggccttctaggcatagTTGCAAACaaaaagacatatctcagactggccaataagaagaaaagattaagatggtcAAAAGAACACAcaaactggacagaggaactctgttctgtgaagggagtcaTACACAGTGTTATACGAGATCttaagtttcttggcaatttcaagcatggaatagccttcatttctcagaacaagaatagacgagtttcagaagaaaggtcattgtttctggccattttgagcctgtaattgaacccacaaatgctgatgctccagatactctactagtctaaagaaggccagttttattgcttctttaatcagcccaaccattttcagctgtgctaacataattgagaaagggttttctaatgatcaattagtctttcaAAATGATatattgtgttagctaatccaagttgtcattggaatacaggagtgatggttgctgataatgggcctgtgtacacctatgtagatattccataaaaaatcagccgtttccagctacaatagtcatttacaacattaaccatgtctacactgtatttctgatccatttgatgttattttaatggaaaaaatgtgcatttctttcaaaaacaaggatatttatcagtgaccccaaacttttttgaacggtagtgtgtatatagCAATGCATATACATGCTGAATAACTACTCTTCCTTTTCATGTAATCATGTGTTGTACAACACTGGCGTGTGAAAGTTAAAAAGGTGTGTCCTACGGCTTCTTAGGAACAGGAGCCATTGATAGAGTTTGGAAAGTGCTTTATGACTGGGTTGCAATAGGCTGGCAAGGCATCAATTATACGCTGTAGGCCTGTCACTCACTGTTTGAGTCCTCTTtcattggtggatggagctaCCGCCCCTCATTGAGGTTGCAATATGTTACAAAGGCCACATTCCAATTGTCGGAACTCTTCCCAGTGTGCGTTCCAGTCATGTAATTTGACCAGACATTCCATAAAGGATGTCATTCAGTTGCCAAAGCTACACTGTATATTGAGCATGCTACTCATCTTGGTCCAGATCTTTCTGTAAATAAATGTCCTTTTCATTTTTAAGAGTAAAACTAGCTAAATTAATATTTTATTATACCCACTGAATGTTGAGCTCAAgttgtttttctttctttaatTGCTAAGGATATGGGTCCTATTGAAACTTGAAGTCAGCACTCAGAAGCCAGATCAAAATGCATCAAAAGTAGACTTTATTGGTGAGTGGAAAAACAACTGCCACTTCAAATGCTCTACAAGAGAATATATTACAAAAGAATGCCAGGCCCCTAATCTTCAACCCCAGTTCACTTCTCAGGTTTATttttttttgcctaaaatgacatacccaaatctaactgcctgtagctcaggacctgaagcaaggatatgcatattcttgatactttttgaaaggaaacactttgatgtttgtggaaatgtgaaatgaatgtaggagactataacacattagatctggtaaaggATAATACGAAGAAAAAAACATgctttttttgtattttgtttgtaCCATCACttttgaaatgcaacagaaaggccttaatgtattattccagctgCAATTTAGATTTGCACGCAGTGTGTgcgtgcaaagttttagactgatccaatgaaccattgcatttattTTCAAACTTTTGTTTCAaaactgcccaaatgtgcctaattggtttattaatacattgtcaagttcataactgtgctctctcctcaaacaatagcatggtattatttcactgtaatagctactgtaaattacaCAGTGCCGTTAGATTAACaacaatttaagctttctgccaatatcagatatgtctatgtcctgggaaataatcttgttacttacaaccttatggtaattgcattagcctacgttagctcaaccgtcccgtgggggACCagccgatcctgtagaggtttcaAGTCAGAACTAATTAACACTGAATTTCAAACATTCCATGGTGGTAAAATAAACTACAAAATCAAATGAGATTCTTTCCAGTCTAGACTGCAGTTGATCATaacctacactgagtgtacaaaacatacagtgccttgcgaaagtattcggcccccttgaactttgcgaccttttgccacatttcaggcttcaaacataaagatataaaactgtatttttttgtgaagaatcaacaacaagtgggacacaatcatgaagtggaacgacatttattggatatttcaaacttttttaacaaatcaaaaactgaaaaattgggcgtgcaaaattattcagcccccttaagttaatactttgtagcgccaccttttgctgcgattacagctgtaagtcgcttggggtatgtctctatcagttttgcacatagagagactgacattttttcccattcctccttgcaaaacagctcgagctcagtgaggttggatggagagcatttgtgaacagcagttttcagttctttccacagattctcaattggattcaggtctggactttgacttggccattctaacacctggatatgtttatttttgaaccattccattgtagattttgctttatgttttggatcattgtcttgttggaagacaaatctccgtgccagtctcaggtcttttgcagactccatcaggttttcttccagaatggtcctgtatttggcttcatccatcttcccatcaattttaaccatcttccctgtccctgctgaagaaaagcaggcccaaaccatgatgctgccaccaccatgtttgacagtggggatgatgtgttcagggtgatgagctgtgttgcttttacgccaaacataacgttttgcattttcggtttcatctgaccagagcaccttcttccacatgtttggtgtgtctcccaggtggcttgtggcaaactttaaatgacactttatggatatctttaagaaatgtctttcttcttgccactcttccataaaggccagatttgtgcaatatacgactgattgttgtcctatggacagagtgtcccacctcagctgtagatctctgcagttcatccagagtgatcatgggcctcttggctgcatctctgatcagtcttctccttgtatgagctgaaagtttagagggacggccagttcttggtagatttgcagtggtctgatactccttccatttcaatattatcgcttgcacagtgctccttgggatgtttaaagcttgggaaatctttttgtatccaaatccggctttaaacttcttcacaacagtatctcggacctgcccggtgtgttccttgttcttcatgatgttctctgcgcttttaacggacctctgagactatcacagtgcaggtgcatttatacggagacttgattacacacaggtggattgtatttatcatcattagtcatttaggtcaacattggatcattcagagatcctcactgaacttctggagagagtttgctgcactgaaagtaaaggggctgaataattttgcacgcccaatttttcagtttttgatttgttaaaaaagtttgaaatatccaataaatgttgttccacttaatgattgtgtcccacttgttgttgattcttcacaaaaaaatacagttttatatctttatgtttgaagcctgaaatgtggcaaaaggtcgcaaagttcacgggggccgaatactttcgcaaggcactgtatcatggaaagagcaggttttcCTAGACTGACCGGTTGAATACATGTGAAagcaatgatcccttattgatatcacttgttaaatcctcttcaatcaaggtagatgaagtggaggagacaggttaaagaaggatttttaagccttgagacaattgagacctcgattgtgtatgtgtgccattgaggggtatggtagtaaaaaaaaaaagattgaagtgccttttgaacggggtatggtagtaagtgccaggcgcaccagtttgtgtgtgtcaagaactgcaacgctgctgttttTTTATGGTCAACGGattcccgtgtgtatcaataatggtccaccacccaaaggacatccagccaacttgacacaactgtggaaagcattgaagtcaacattggccagcataccagtggaacactttcgacaccctgtagagtccatgccctgacgaattgaagctgttctgagggtaaTATGGGGGAGTGCAACTCAAAAGTTTTGTACACAGTATATCCTGCTATTTATGGTGACGTTGCAATCCCCTCTATTGAACTAAAGAAAATCAGTTTTAACATGTTAATGAGATAATCTACTGAGAATGTTCATTACTAGTATTACTACAAACCTGCTTCTCATACTGCatgtctccacacacacatcatcTGCACATTACAAATGAAACAaagttgtaatacatttgcaaaaatagtAGCGTCTGATAAACATTCTCTTTACAAAAAAAGGTCAGATAGGCATTTCTGTATGATACAAACAAAACACCCCAATCCCACCCCATCACACGATATAGTAGTGCATCATGTGATGGTG contains these protein-coding regions:
- the LOC118360846 gene encoding histone-lysine N-methyltransferase SUV39H1 isoform X4 yields the protein MAEDLKGCQVVCKVTTSQLQTLCRHEGIVCLDLGVIRKQMHNFEVEYLCDYKRTLVPGRKTANATGVPKEREFYLVKWKGYPDHMNTWEQRKNLRCVELLRQFWDDVFLELQRQKKTVVPNRFETELSSYLEQRARHRQSLQRWEAQINSVGGLTKRILVRNRVDLEGPPNNFTYINYYKIITTEEAERRGQVYDRQGATYLFDLDYVEDEYTIDAAHYGNVSHFVNHSCNPNLQVYNVFIDNLDERLPRLAFFSNRGISAGEELTFDYNMQIDPIDVESTKMDSNFSMTISPKNASLVTGSPKKAHMTGSPKNDPLMTGSPKKDPLMIGSPKKDPLMIGSPKKDPLMIGSPKKDPLMIGSPKKDPLMIGSPKKDPLMIGSPKKDPLMIGSPKKDPLIIGSTKKDPLMAGTPKKRARMECKCGTDNCRGYLF
- the LOC118360846 gene encoding histone-lysine N-methyltransferase SUV39H1 isoform X1, encoding MAEDLKGCQVVCKVTTSQLQTLCRHEGIVCLDLGVIRKQMHNFEVEYLCDYKRTLVPGRKTANATGVPKEREFYLVKWKGYPDHMNTWEQRKNLRCVELLRQFWDDVFLELQRQKKTVVPNRFETELSSYLEQRARHRQSLQRWEAQINSVGGLTKRILVRNRVDLEGPPNNFTYINYYKVGEGISMTTMAVGCECTNCLENPVGGCCPGVSGHGFAYNECGQVKVKPGEPIYECNNMCRCGPNCPNRVVQRGIQHILCIFKTDNGRGWGVRTSERIRRHSFVMEYVGEIITTEEAERRGQVYDRQGATYLFDLDYVEDEYTIDAAHYGNVSHFVNHSCNPNLQVYNVFIDNLDERLPRLAFFSNRGISAGEELTFDYNMQIDPIDVESTKMDSNFSMTISPKNASLVTGSPKKAHMTGSPKNDPLMTGSPKKDPLMIGSPKKDPLMIGSPKKDPLMIGSPKKDPLMIGSPKKDPLMIGSPKKDPLMIGSPKKDPLMIGSPKKDPLIIGSTKKDPLMAGTPKKRARMECKCGTDNCRGYLF
- the LOC118360846 gene encoding histone-lysine N-methyltransferase SUV39H1 isoform X2, with protein sequence MKGLCAWIWGSSGNKCTTSKWSTCVTTRGHLFLEREFYLVKWKGYPDHMNTWEQRKNLRCVELLRQFWDDVFLELQRQKKTVVPNRFETELSSYLEQRARHRQSLQRWEAQINSVGGLTKRILVRNRVDLEGPPNNFTYINYYKVGEGISMTTMAVGCECTNCLENPVGGCCPGVSGHGFAYNECGQVKVKPGEPIYECNNMCRCGPNCPNRVVQRGIQHILCIFKTDNGRGWGVRTSERIRRHSFVMEYVGEIITTEEAERRGQVYDRQGATYLFDLDYVEDEYTIDAAHYGNVSHFVNHSCNPNLQVYNVFIDNLDERLPRLAFFSNRGISAGEELTFDYNMQIDPIDVESTKMDSNFSMTISPKNASLVTGSPKKAHMTGSPKNDPLMTGSPKKDPLMIGSPKKDPLMIGSPKKDPLMIGSPKKDPLMIGSPKKDPLMIGSPKKDPLMIGSPKKDPLMIGSPKKDPLIIGSTKKDPLMAGTPKKRARMECKCGTDNCRGYLF
- the LOC118360846 gene encoding histone-lysine N-methyltransferase SUV39H1 isoform X3, with the translated sequence MNTWEQRKNLRCVELLRQFWDDVFLELQRQKKTVVPNRFETELSSYLEQRARHRQSLQRWEAQINSVGGLTKRILVRNRVDLEGPPNNFTYINYYKVGEGISMTTMAVGCECTNCLENPVGGCCPGVSGHGFAYNECGQVKVKPGEPIYECNNMCRCGPNCPNRVVQRGIQHILCIFKTDNGRGWGVRTSERIRRHSFVMEYVGEIITTEEAERRGQVYDRQGATYLFDLDYVEDEYTIDAAHYGNVSHFVNHSCNPNLQVYNVFIDNLDERLPRLAFFSNRGISAGEELTFDYNMQIDPIDVESTKMDSNFSMTISPKNASLVTGSPKKAHMTGSPKNDPLMTGSPKKDPLMIGSPKKDPLMIGSPKKDPLMIGSPKKDPLMIGSPKKDPLMIGSPKKDPLMIGSPKKDPLMIGSPKKDPLIIGSTKKDPLMAGTPKKRARMECKCGTDNCRGYLF